In Glycine max cultivar Williams 82 chromosome 15, Glycine_max_v4.0, whole genome shotgun sequence, the DNA window aaattgtttttctttcccctcgaacaaagaaaatcaaaagggaaaataatgttactttttttttttgcaatgccAAAAATACTTCATTAATAAGTCTAGGTACAAGAAATACCCAGCCAATTAACAGCAATAGGCATCAATTACAAATAATAACCCCCAGCGATGGTTACACTGTATTAAGTTTTGTATGATAACTTAATAAATCATAACCAACCTATCGGCCCCCATAAAGAAAACGACTTGCAGTaatgtaattaattacaaaCACCCACCACCCATCGCCTATCACAGCATAAATGCACACAATTAGTTGTCTCCGCCCCACGTAATGATTTTATGAACATCTAGTTTTATGAACATAAACTGGCGACACCAAATAGACAAAGCAAAGTCGATAGTTTTATGAACATCTAGTACAGTGAGGATCATGTGAAATCAAAACATTACTACAACCCTAATGCACATTTCCGATCATcagaagtaaaataaaaaccGAGTCCCTCAATTGCGACAAATCCTAGCAGTTGGCATGGTGACACAAATCGGAGCATACTTTTTCTTGGCTGCTGGGGTTCCTGGTTTTGGCTCATCTGCCACTGCCATCCCAGCAACAGAGCAAACAGCAGCCGCCGCCGCCGCGGCGAACATCAAGTTCCTCCTTCCATTGCTACCATCCATGTCATTGTCATAACTGACCTTTTCCGCTTCAACAGCTTTGGCAGCATTCACTACGAGTGATCTCCTCTGCGTTGCTACTGCCAACCGGTTGGTGACGGCTGGGCCGCCAAGGATGGAAGCTGTCATGGTGAATGATGCCATTTTTGCAATGTAATCTGAATACTGAACCAAAGAATGGACCAAAGGATGAATATATGGAAcgtaaatcacaaaaaaaaaggacatgGTGGTATGACCATGCAATATCTTATCTCTTTCATGAAATGACCAATAAGTTATTGCCACGTtgaataattgataatataatggAGCCTAGTGGTCCTAGGGCGTTTGTAGATGCTTCATGAAATGCTAATAAGAAGGATCAGAAAAATGAGGATTGTACTGGCTTTGACATTTCTGTTTCCTTTAAATAATGCCACGTTGATCTTATCTGATATAGACTAATACAAGCCACCCAACATTCTTCTAAAGAGATGCTAACACATTAGATATTTCACCAAAATCAATAGTAAAAAGGTAAGAGCCACAAAAAATTGCAGTTTCCtgaattttacttaaaatttctACTTCGAATGGGTTACATATCATCTCAGAGTCAATTGACTATAATAGACTACTGATCGATTTGTATGACATTCTCTTCTCTTGTTCTATATGGTGGAGGCAGCAAACTGTGTATGTTAGCAAAAAGATCTCCACGACCAGATTGTGGTTTCGCAACAGGTGAATCCTAGACATCAGGAATTACTACAGGGTTTCttcaaaaaatgatttaattgtttgcaTGGTTGAAAAATTCAGTTAGTATTTGAAGCAATGCAGCGGCAGAAGTATAAAAAGACAGTTTCAGTAAACAAAGGAAAGAGATGAATTAAAATTATGCCACAAGATAAGTAGACCACTAAATGATATCTGCATAGTACAGAGTTGACCAAACTAGTCCAGATGATAGAAGTACCTTATATAAAAGGTAAAGAAGGAACTAGCTATATCAGTGCGTATACATCCCTAATTACCAGACACTGACAAAagaatacatttattattttgccttgTTTTGGCCATGAACCTCACTCCACTAGCTCAGTATTTACAGGGATGATCTCTAcatctttttatttctatattttgtttttggttcaaTTTATTCCTATCTAAGTTCATCTCTAATCTAAAATTGTAACTGATATAAACATGGGGTCCCCAACAGAATTTTGTCCAAACATTTGGTTGAAAATTTCACTAGAGAATAGTAGAGTACTTCATGACAGACAGTTAAAGGGATAAAGAAGGGTTTCTTATGGATAGATCTGCCATGGTGCCTCGCCTCCATATAGTAAAAACaggaatttatatatatatatatatatatatatataaacaattagcacttgctgattaaaaaaaactaaaactaaaactgaAACTGTTAGACATACAATTGTTGAAATTGGAAGAATAACTAGTAACATGAAAGCTTTATAATTTGTACCTCTAGATGAAGTGACCTTATGATTATTTATTCTGAAACTATAGGACAATAAGCAAGAATATTGCTAAGATAGATTGTAAAACCTGATGACTATTGTGGCAGTTTTCTACTAATAGAGTTACTGAGATGCATACAAataattgttgttattgttatatGATAAGACCTATAGAGTGTGAactacaacaaattatatctaTGGTGTGTGAATTTACATTctgcaatatatgtatattgttATTCTATCTATACGCGTTGTGTCTTGGTCCCGAGGTGTTCGACCCTCGACAAGTTGTTTGTTATGATTGTTAGATGGCTGTTATTATAGTCGTTATGTTATTCGATATATTTATGTGACAAGTGATTTCTATTGCTTGAGAGGCCAAGATTGGTTCCATGAGAGTAGTATGTAGGTCTGagtctctttctctaatttGTTTGGATGTACGAGATTGTTGATGTACGTGGCATTAGGTCTACGCACACGATGCGGTGACAAAAGTCAAGAGGACTGAATAGAAAGTAAGGAATCGATGGTTCTATTGCATTTGCAAGGAGGTGAGATTATGTTGAGAAAGTAGATGATGGACAAAAATACACTGGGATATAGTGGGCAAAGAGATTCGAAGAACTTAGGGGAATTAGCAAGTGGTGACTACCTAACATTTGGTATACTCATTTTGCACAAGAAACTCACAGGCCTTAcactaccaaaaaaaatatttttgacgaCATGTATTTAAAGTCGGTTGTCGAAAGACCATCGTTGTTTGGGGGcgatgacaattttgtaaacatTATCAACATTTCAAAGATGATTTTCGTGAAACAGTCTTTGAATAGTGTAAAACGGAGACGGTTTTTGCAAAATCATCTTTGAATTTggataattataaatttgaaccTATTGTCGTTCCTCTCCTTTCACTAGCCATCTTCTTGTTCTCCTCTTTTCAATGCCCTCTCTCCTCTTCCCACTGCCTTCTCTTCTCTTCCCAATGTCCTCTCTCCACCATTTCCTCGACGCCAAGGGCCACTGCCTCCTGGAAATGCCCATCGGCATAGGGAAAACCATCGCACTCCTCTCATTGATCACAAGCTACGTTCTTTCGAAGCCCCATTCCCCGTTCAAGCTCCTCTATTGCAGCCGCACCGTCCATGAGACGGAGAAGACGCTCGCTGAGCTGTCTTCTCCTTGATTACTAGCTCTACCACCTTGGCTCCACCACCAAGATCCTCTCCCTTAACCTCAAATTCAGGAAGAATCTTTGCATTATCCCGCGG includes these proteins:
- the LOC100795035 gene encoding photosystem II 5 kDa protein, chloroplastic; this encodes MSFFFVIYVPYIHPLVHSLVQYSDYIAKMASFTMTASILGGPAVTNRLAVATQRRSLVVNAAKAVEAEKVSYDNDMDGSNGRRNLMFAAAAAAAVCSVAGMAVADEPKPGTPAAKKKYAPICVTMPTARICRN